The sequence below is a genomic window from Cucurbita pepo subsp. pepo cultivar mu-cu-16 unplaced genomic scaffold, ASM280686v2 Cp4.1_scaffold002005, whole genome shotgun sequence.
TAAGAGAAAGACATCCAATCCaagaaaacaagataaaagcGGGTGTTTTACGCATAGACAGACAAAGGATAGAACAATCCATACAACTTTTTCTCACCCAATAGTAGAAAGGCGAAAGCTTTACAACAAGATTACCATAAACCAACACAGCTGAGCTGACCGCatacaaattcataaaaagaGAAGACGCTGCACAGTGACAGAAAGAAAGAGCCACGCATATTACTCACATATTCTTATCCTTTTCATCATCTTTCACTGATGTGTTGAACCAAGGTATCCACACAGATGTAGTCTTCTGATATTGCCTGTAAGCTTCAGCTCTGTACTCTTGCTTCACCATTCGCTCTTCAACCAGCTTGGTTACATAAGCTAGGCACAAACTGTTCACCATTGATCCAACAAGGCTCCATTCCTCACCTAAGCCCCACGCAAATATCACAAGTCCCCACCACCACAGCTGCTCTCCAAAGTAGTTTGGGTGTCGGGAGTAACGCCACAATCCCTCCTCTAAATTGGGCACCATTGATTTTCCACTCATTTTTAGCTCGCTGTTCCTTGTCACGAATTCATGGAGTTGGGTGTCAGCAAAGTAGGCGATCACAATTCCAGACA
It includes:
- the LOC111786565 gene encoding uncharacterized protein C594.04c-like: MIDLYWTLIPVMLVHYFASHPLAHYNELRSWIAIALTWIWSIRLTHNYLRREGWQLGVREDWRFTDMRQQYGKNWWWVSFFAVYLSQQIFLIGVCLPLYVVHSVDEALNMWDLVAIFVCMSGIVIAYFADTQLHEFVTRNSELKMSGKSMVPNLEEGLWRYSRHPNYFGEQLWWWGLVIFAWGLGEEWSLVGSMVNSLCLAYVTKLVEERMVKQEYRAEAYRQYQKTTSVWIPWFNTSVKDDEKDKNM